A single region of the Arthrobacter sp. V1I7 genome encodes:
- the sdhC gene encoding succinate dehydrogenase, cytochrome b556 subunit: MPTKPAGTLYRGREGMWSWVGHRITGVVIFFFLLVHVLDTSLVRVSPEAYTAVIGAYKNPLMALGETGLVAAIVFHAFNGLRIIAVDFWKKGAKYQRQMLWAVLILWAVVMVGFSIRHLSLALGGH, encoded by the coding sequence GTGCCGACAAAACCAGCTGGCACCTTGTACCGCGGCCGTGAAGGCATGTGGTCCTGGGTTGGACATCGCATTACCGGTGTAGTGATCTTTTTCTTCTTGTTGGTCCACGTGCTGGACACCTCATTGGTGCGTGTGTCCCCCGAGGCCTACACCGCCGTGATCGGTGCCTACAAGAACCCCCTGATGGCCCTGGGTGAAACGGGCCTTGTCGCAGCGATCGTGTTCCACGCCTTCAACGGCCTGCGGATCATCGCCGTCGACTTCTGGAAGAAGGGCGCCAAGTACCAGCGCCAGATGCTGTGGGCGGTGCTCATTCTCTGGGCCGTCGTCATGGTGGGCTTCTCCATCCGCCACCTTTCCCTCGCCCTTGGAGGTCACTAG
- a CDS encoding mannose-1-phosphate guanylyltransferase codes for MTTDKVTSQDPSQDPVQDAVLRRFIAVIPAGGVGTRLWPLSRAAAPKFLHDLTGSGSTLLRATYDRLQPLAGKRVLVVTGTAHRAAVCRQLPEVQDADLVLESEPKDSGAAIGLAAAILHERDPDTIMGSFAADHVISPDNLFQAAVREAIHTAAAGKIVTIGIKPTHPSTGFGYIRAGEALGVPAAPTAQAVVEFVEKPSEEVAQEYVDSGEYVWNAGMFVAPVSLMLKHLEANQPELFVGLQEIAKSWDTPQRDEVTARVWPTLPKIAIDYAVAEPAAAAGDVAVVPGAFRWDDVGDFASVGRLNSAKEVKDVTVIGEGARVFTENASGVVVSDTKRVIALIGIKDVVIVDTPDALLVTTKEHSQRVKQAVDALKASGDTDVL; via the coding sequence ATGACTACAGACAAAGTGACAAGCCAGGACCCGTCCCAGGACCCAGTGCAGGATGCCGTACTGCGCCGTTTCATTGCGGTGATCCCGGCCGGCGGAGTGGGGACCCGCCTCTGGCCCTTGTCGCGGGCGGCAGCCCCGAAATTCCTGCACGACCTCACGGGTTCGGGCAGCACCTTGCTGCGCGCCACCTACGACCGGCTCCAGCCCCTGGCGGGCAAGCGCGTGCTCGTCGTCACCGGGACCGCCCACCGCGCCGCGGTCTGCCGCCAGCTGCCGGAGGTGCAGGACGCCGACCTGGTGCTGGAGAGCGAGCCGAAGGATTCAGGCGCTGCGATCGGCCTTGCCGCGGCCATTCTGCACGAGCGGGACCCAGACACCATCATGGGTTCCTTCGCCGCGGACCACGTGATCAGCCCGGACAACCTGTTCCAGGCGGCCGTCCGAGAGGCCATCCACACCGCGGCGGCCGGCAAGATCGTCACGATCGGCATCAAGCCCACGCATCCCTCCACCGGGTTCGGATACATCCGTGCCGGCGAAGCCCTCGGCGTGCCGGCTGCCCCCACCGCCCAGGCCGTCGTCGAGTTCGTCGAGAAGCCCAGCGAAGAGGTGGCCCAGGAGTACGTGGACAGCGGCGAGTACGTGTGGAACGCCGGCATGTTCGTGGCCCCCGTGTCCCTGATGCTCAAGCACCTCGAGGCCAACCAGCCCGAACTCTTCGTCGGGCTCCAGGAAATCGCCAAGTCCTGGGACACCCCGCAGCGGGACGAGGTCACGGCCCGCGTCTGGCCCACCCTGCCCAAGATCGCCATCGACTACGCCGTCGCCGAACCGGCCGCCGCCGCCGGTGACGTCGCCGTCGTGCCCGGTGCCTTCCGCTGGGACGACGTCGGGGACTTCGCCTCGGTGGGGCGGCTCAACAGCGCCAAGGAAGTCAAGGACGTCACCGTGATCGGCGAGGGCGCCCGCGTCTTCACCGAAAACGCCAGCGGCGTCGTCGTCTCCGACACCAAACGCGTGATCGCCCTGATCGGCATCAAGGATGTCGTGATCGTGGACACCCCGGATGCCCTGCTGGTCACCACCAAGGAGCACTCCCAGCGGGTCAAGCAGGCCGTCGACGCCCTCAAAGCCAGCGGCGACACCGACGTCCTGTAG
- a CDS encoding amidohydrolase, with translation MRNYTTEAEPTTLVEPWLEPLLPELIAFRRDLHAHPELSFKEFRTTDKLAKRLEAAGLKPRRLEGTGLTVDVGEGPIATALRGDIDALPIIEETGLEFASKNHGVTHACGHDVHTTTMLGIALILQRMHEESPLGGTVRIIFQPAEETMPGGAHACIEQGVLEGVPRILALHCDPRINVGKIGTRIGAITSASDTIKIELTGRGGHTSRPHLTEDLVFALAQIAVNVPAVLSRRVDVRSGVSVVWGHISAGSAPNAIPASGYMAGTMRCLDRDAWHSAGQILDEVVQEIAAPYGVDVHLEHTRGVPPVVNSEHETALIEAAARAEIGEGAVVLTPQSMGGEDFAWFLAETPGAMMRLGTKTPGGEEYDLHRGDYILDERALGLGIQVLTAAALRTIRDL, from the coding sequence GTGCGCAATTACACTACTGAAGCTGAACCCACCACGCTCGTGGAGCCGTGGCTGGAGCCCCTCCTGCCGGAGCTGATCGCCTTCCGACGTGACCTGCATGCGCACCCGGAACTGTCCTTCAAGGAGTTCCGCACCACTGACAAGCTCGCCAAGCGACTCGAGGCCGCCGGGCTCAAGCCCCGTCGCCTGGAGGGTACCGGCCTGACCGTGGACGTCGGCGAGGGGCCCATCGCCACCGCCCTCCGCGGCGACATCGACGCCCTCCCGATCATCGAGGAGACCGGGCTCGAGTTCGCATCCAAGAACCACGGCGTGACGCACGCCTGCGGGCACGACGTGCACACCACCACCATGCTCGGCATCGCCCTAATCCTGCAGCGCATGCATGAGGAGTCCCCGCTGGGGGGCACCGTCCGGATCATCTTCCAACCCGCCGAAGAGACCATGCCCGGCGGTGCGCACGCCTGCATCGAGCAGGGCGTGCTGGAGGGCGTTCCCCGCATCCTGGCCCTGCACTGCGACCCCCGGATCAACGTCGGCAAGATCGGCACCCGCATCGGCGCCATCACCTCGGCCTCGGACACGATCAAGATCGAACTGACCGGGCGCGGCGGCCACACCTCCCGCCCGCATCTGACCGAGGACCTCGTCTTTGCCCTGGCCCAGATCGCGGTCAACGTCCCCGCGGTGCTGTCCCGCCGGGTGGATGTCCGCAGCGGCGTATCCGTGGTCTGGGGCCATATTTCGGCCGGCTCCGCTCCAAACGCGATCCCGGCCAGCGGCTACATGGCGGGCACCATGCGCTGCCTGGACCGCGACGCCTGGCATAGCGCCGGACAGATCCTCGACGAGGTGGTGCAGGAGATCGCGGCGCCCTACGGCGTGGACGTCCACCTCGAACACACCCGGGGGGTGCCCCCGGTGGTGAACTCCGAACACGAGACCGCCCTCATCGAGGCCGCGGCCCGCGCCGAGATCGGCGAGGGCGCCGTCGTCCTGACGCCGCAGTCGATGGGCGGCGAGGACTTCGCCTGGTTCCTCGCAGAAACCCCCGGCGCCATGATGCGGCTGGGCACCAAAACCCCCGGAGGCGAGGAATACGACCTCCACCGCGGCGACTACATCCTGGACGAGCGCGCCCTCGGCCTCGGCATCCAGGTCCTCACCGCCGCGGCGCTGCGAACCATCCGCGACCTCTAG
- a CDS encoding BMP family protein: protein MAGVATAGAAALLLTGCGAAPDAGSSATQTASDYTGCIVSDSGGFDDQSFNQSSYEGLKKAEKDLGIKVNQIESQTNNDFEPNLRAMVTAGCDLTVTVGFLLGDATKAQATANPNSHFAIIDFGYDTPIANVKPIIYDTAQAAFLAGYLAAGTTKTGTVATFGGIKIPTVTIFMDGYADGVKYYNEQKGKNVKVLGWDKAAQDGSFTGDFVKQDTGKQLTQNFLDQGADIVMPVAGPVGKGAGAALKEAKAAGKDVKLIWVDSDGFRTAPEYKDLMLTSVMKLMGEAVENVVKEDKDGKFTNTPYVGTLANDGVQLAPFHDLDSAVPAELKTELDQIKKDITDGKLKVESAASPKA, encoded by the coding sequence ATGGCCGGTGTTGCCACCGCGGGCGCGGCTGCACTCCTGTTGACCGGTTGCGGGGCGGCCCCCGACGCCGGCAGCAGCGCCACCCAGACGGCCAGCGATTACACCGGCTGCATCGTCTCCGACTCGGGTGGATTCGACGACCAGTCGTTCAACCAGTCCTCATACGAGGGACTGAAGAAGGCCGAGAAGGACCTGGGCATCAAGGTCAACCAGATTGAGTCCCAGACCAACAACGACTTCGAGCCCAACCTGCGCGCCATGGTCACGGCCGGCTGCGACCTGACCGTCACGGTCGGCTTCCTGCTCGGCGACGCCACGAAGGCCCAGGCCACGGCAAACCCGAACAGCCACTTCGCCATCATCGACTTCGGCTACGACACCCCGATCGCCAACGTGAAGCCGATCATCTACGACACGGCGCAGGCGGCCTTCCTGGCCGGTTACCTCGCGGCAGGCACCACCAAGACCGGAACGGTTGCCACCTTCGGCGGCATCAAGATCCCCACGGTCACCATCTTCATGGACGGCTACGCCGACGGCGTCAAGTACTACAACGAACAGAAGGGCAAGAACGTCAAGGTCCTCGGCTGGGACAAGGCAGCCCAGGACGGCAGCTTCACCGGCGACTTCGTGAAGCAGGACACAGGTAAGCAGCTGACCCAGAACTTCCTGGACCAGGGCGCAGACATTGTGATGCCCGTCGCCGGTCCGGTTGGCAAGGGTGCCGGCGCGGCCCTGAAGGAAGCCAAGGCAGCAGGCAAGGACGTCAAGCTCATCTGGGTCGACTCCGACGGCTTCCGCACCGCACCGGAGTACAAGGACCTGATGCTTACCTCCGTCATGAAGCTCATGGGCGAGGCAGTGGAGAACGTGGTGAAGGAAGACAAGGACGGCAAATTCACGAACACGCCGTACGTCGGCACCCTCGCGAACGACGGCGTGCAGCTGGCTCCGTTCCACGACCTCGATTCCGCTGTTCCGGCCGAGCTGAAGACCGAGCTGGACCAGATCAAGAAGGACATCACCGACGGCAAGCTGAAGGTCGAATCCGCAGCCAGCCCGAAGGCCTGA
- a CDS encoding NADP-dependent oxidoreductase: MSTQGVPTTQLATTQLPTTTREIQLASRPHGRPVPENFRLAETPLPALQDGQVLVRNRYISVDPYMRGRMNDVKSYSAPFALDAALSGGAVGEIIASRAEVRAVGDTVVHQLGWREYAVVDAAATTPARTDLAPASAFLGALGMTGLTAYAGLLKVAEFTPGDAVFVSGAAGAVGSLVGQIAKARGAARVIGSAGSAEKVARLLELGFDAAFNYHDGPVRELLQEAAGKNGIDVYFDNVGGDHLEAALSVLNVGGRVAMCGAISQYNATVAPAAPRNLAVAIGKQLTLRGFLVSGQRQHSAEFAQQMAAWLADGTVRYDETVVDGLENAPQAFIDLLDGANTGKMLVRV, from the coding sequence ATGAGCACCCAGGGCGTACCCACCACGCAGCTCGCCACTACGCAGCTCCCCACGACCACGCGCGAGATCCAGCTGGCGTCCCGGCCGCACGGCCGCCCGGTGCCGGAGAACTTCCGGCTCGCGGAGACCCCGCTGCCGGCCCTGCAGGACGGCCAGGTGCTGGTCCGCAACCGCTACATCTCGGTCGACCCGTACATGCGGGGCCGGATGAACGACGTCAAGTCCTATTCCGCGCCGTTCGCCCTGGACGCGGCGCTCAGCGGCGGCGCCGTCGGCGAGATTATCGCCTCCCGGGCCGAGGTCCGGGCGGTGGGGGACACTGTCGTGCACCAGCTCGGCTGGCGGGAGTACGCCGTCGTGGACGCCGCCGCCACCACGCCGGCCCGCACGGACCTTGCCCCGGCTTCCGCGTTCCTCGGAGCCCTCGGCATGACCGGTCTCACCGCATACGCCGGGTTGTTGAAGGTCGCCGAGTTCACGCCGGGCGACGCGGTCTTCGTCTCCGGAGCAGCCGGGGCCGTGGGTTCCCTGGTGGGCCAGATCGCCAAGGCCAGGGGAGCCGCGCGGGTGATCGGCAGCGCCGGCAGTGCCGAGAAGGTGGCGCGGCTGCTGGAGCTCGGCTTCGACGCCGCATTCAACTACCACGACGGCCCGGTCCGTGAGCTGCTGCAGGAGGCAGCCGGGAAGAACGGGATCGACGTCTACTTCGACAACGTCGGCGGGGATCACCTCGAGGCGGCGCTCTCGGTCCTGAACGTGGGCGGACGGGTGGCCATGTGCGGCGCCATTTCGCAGTACAACGCCACCGTCGCCCCGGCTGCCCCCCGCAACCTGGCCGTCGCCATCGGCAAGCAGCTGACCCTCCGCGGCTTCCTCGTGAGCGGACAGCGGCAGCATTCCGCTGAATTCGCCCAGCAGATGGCGGCCTGGCTGGCGGACGGCACGGTCCGGTACGACGAGACCGTGGTGGACGGGCTGGAGAATGCGCCGCAGGCATTCATTGACCTGCTCGACGGCGCCAACACCGGCAAGATGCTCGTCCGGGTCTAG
- a CDS encoding ABC transporter ATP-binding protein has translation MKLELKGITKRFGSLVANDHIDVVVEPGQIHCLLGENGAGKSTLMNVLYGLYEPTEGEILIDGKPVTFRGPGDAMAAGIGMVHQHFMLVPVFTVAENVALGAEVTKAGGFLNLDDTRRKIKEISDRYGFDVDPDALIEDLPVGVQQRVEIIKALVRDAKVLILDEPTAVLTPQDTDELLDIMRQLKSHGTSIVFISHKLREVKAVSDTITVIRRGKVVGSADPGASTTELASMMVGRAVSLTLDKAPAKPQEKTFQVRDLTVIAPSGQHVVDGISFDIARGEILAIAGVQGNGQTELTEAILGLQDRVQGSILLDGEELVGRNVKDILNSGVGFVPEDRSVDGLIGTFSIAENLILDRYDQAPFAKGISMSPAKILENAKTRIDEFDVRTPSGLLAAGTLSGGNQQKVVMARELSRPLRLFIASQPTRGVDVGSIEFLHKRIVAERDQGTPVMIVSTELDEVIELADRIAVLYKGKLVGIVPAGTGRDVLGLMMAGLSPADAQADTATRHHAGTRAINPAHAAQPVQEPHSGAVGEHHD, from the coding sequence TTGAAACTTGAACTCAAGGGGATCACCAAACGCTTCGGCTCCCTGGTCGCCAACGATCACATCGACGTGGTCGTTGAACCCGGGCAGATCCACTGTCTGCTCGGCGAGAACGGCGCCGGCAAGTCCACGCTGATGAATGTGTTGTACGGGCTGTACGAGCCCACCGAGGGCGAAATCCTCATCGACGGAAAACCCGTCACCTTCCGCGGCCCCGGAGACGCCATGGCCGCCGGCATCGGCATGGTGCACCAGCACTTCATGCTGGTCCCCGTCTTCACGGTTGCCGAAAACGTCGCCCTGGGAGCGGAAGTCACCAAGGCCGGCGGCTTCCTGAACCTCGACGACACGCGCCGGAAGATCAAGGAGATCTCCGACCGGTACGGCTTTGACGTCGATCCCGATGCCCTGATCGAAGACCTCCCGGTGGGCGTGCAGCAGCGCGTCGAAATCATCAAGGCGCTCGTCCGGGACGCCAAGGTGCTGATCCTCGACGAGCCGACCGCCGTGCTGACCCCGCAGGACACCGATGAGCTGCTGGACATCATGCGCCAGCTGAAGAGCCACGGCACCTCGATCGTCTTCATTTCGCACAAGCTCCGTGAGGTCAAGGCCGTCTCGGACACCATCACGGTGATCCGGCGCGGCAAGGTGGTCGGCAGCGCCGATCCCGGCGCCTCGACGACGGAGCTCGCCTCCATGATGGTGGGCCGGGCCGTCAGCCTGACCCTGGACAAGGCCCCGGCCAAGCCGCAGGAAAAGACCTTCCAAGTCCGGGACCTCACGGTCATTGCGCCGAGCGGCCAGCACGTCGTGGACGGCATCAGCTTCGACATCGCCCGCGGCGAGATCCTCGCCATCGCCGGAGTCCAGGGCAACGGCCAGACCGAACTCACCGAGGCCATCCTGGGCCTGCAGGACCGGGTCCAGGGCTCCATCCTGCTCGACGGCGAAGAGCTTGTGGGCCGCAACGTCAAGGACATCCTGAACTCCGGCGTCGGCTTCGTGCCCGAAGACCGCTCCGTCGACGGGTTGATCGGTACCTTCTCGATTGCCGAAAACCTGATCCTGGACCGCTACGACCAGGCACCGTTCGCCAAGGGCATCAGCATGAGCCCGGCCAAGATCCTGGAGAACGCGAAAACCCGGATCGACGAGTTCGACGTGCGCACCCCGTCCGGTTTGCTCGCCGCAGGCACCCTGTCCGGCGGCAACCAGCAGAAGGTCGTCATGGCGCGCGAGCTGTCCCGTCCGCTGCGCCTCTTCATCGCCTCACAGCCCACCCGAGGCGTCGACGTGGGATCCATCGAGTTCCTGCACAAACGCATCGTGGCCGAGCGGGACCAGGGCACCCCGGTGATGATCGTCTCCACCGAACTGGACGAGGTGATCGAGCTGGCCGACCGGATCGCGGTGCTCTACAAGGGCAAGCTCGTGGGGATTGTCCCCGCGGGCACCGGACGCGACGTCCTCGGACTGATGATGGCCGGGCTCTCCCCGGCCGACGCCCAGGCAGACACCGCCACCAGGCACCACGCCGGCACCCGGGCCATTAACCCGGCGCATGCCGCGCAGCCCGTGCAGGAGCCCCATTCCGGCGCCGTAGGAGAACACCATGACTGA
- a CDS encoding ABC transporter permease, whose translation MSTTATSPQPGKAQPDKPGSGQTQPATDAKPAVTFKPVTWKLPVTLLVLGVVAFIFFGLLGPNQTARFGISSSGDFFQLPAIEVPAFLGGIVLSVIMLGLAGYALFLKARNQRPPRWLPIAFIVLFVAAFLIWVVGGARTPSISLAGLIAGSVTLAVPLVFGSLSGVLCERVGVVNIAIEGQLLGGAFTAAIVATLTHNPFVGLLAAAVAGAVVSMVLALFSIRYVVNQIIVGVVLNVLVSGLTGFLFSTVMQADKEMFNAPGQLPIIEIPVLSSIPVLGPILFKQSVVGYLMYAAVFLVWVGLFKTKWGLRVRAVGEHPQAADTMGIKVNATRFWNVTLGGAIAGIGGSFFTLVAIDSFTKEISGGRGFIALAALIFGRWNPIGAFFAALLFGFADNLQSIVTIIGTPVPSQFMAMLPYLVTVLAVAGLVGRSRPPAASGIPYVKG comes from the coding sequence ATGAGCACAACAGCGACGTCGCCTCAACCGGGAAAAGCGCAGCCGGACAAACCCGGATCGGGACAGACCCAGCCGGCCACTGACGCCAAACCCGCGGTGACCTTCAAACCCGTGACCTGGAAGCTGCCGGTGACGCTGCTGGTGCTGGGCGTCGTCGCGTTCATCTTCTTCGGCCTGCTCGGTCCCAACCAGACCGCCAGGTTCGGCATTTCCTCCAGCGGCGACTTCTTCCAGCTGCCGGCGATCGAAGTGCCTGCCTTCCTCGGCGGGATAGTCCTCTCCGTGATCATGCTGGGCCTGGCGGGCTACGCCCTTTTCCTCAAGGCCAGGAACCAGCGGCCGCCGCGCTGGCTGCCGATCGCGTTCATTGTCCTCTTCGTGGCCGCCTTCCTGATCTGGGTGGTCGGCGGCGCCCGGACCCCCAGCATCTCGCTGGCCGGCCTGATCGCCGGATCGGTCACCCTCGCCGTGCCGCTGGTCTTTGGATCGCTGTCCGGCGTGCTCTGCGAACGCGTCGGCGTCGTCAACATCGCCATCGAAGGACAGCTCCTGGGCGGTGCCTTCACGGCCGCGATCGTGGCAACCCTGACCCACAACCCCTTCGTGGGCCTGCTCGCCGCGGCCGTTGCGGGAGCCGTCGTGTCCATGGTGCTGGCGTTGTTCAGTATCAGGTATGTGGTCAACCAGATCATCGTCGGCGTGGTGCTCAACGTCCTGGTGTCCGGCCTCACCGGCTTCCTGTTCAGCACCGTCATGCAGGCGGACAAGGAGATGTTCAATGCCCCCGGCCAGCTGCCGATCATCGAGATCCCCGTGCTCTCCAGCATCCCCGTGCTCGGCCCCATCCTGTTCAAGCAGTCGGTCGTCGGCTACCTTATGTACGCCGCCGTTTTCCTGGTGTGGGTCGGGTTGTTCAAGACCAAGTGGGGCCTGCGGGTCCGGGCCGTGGGCGAACACCCGCAGGCGGCGGACACCATGGGCATCAAGGTCAACGCGACCCGGTTCTGGAACGTCACCCTCGGCGGCGCCATCGCCGGCATCGGCGGATCGTTCTTCACCCTCGTGGCAATCGACAGCTTCACCAAGGAGATCTCCGGCGGCCGCGGCTTCATTGCCCTCGCCGCCCTGATCTTCGGCCGCTGGAACCCGATCGGGGCGTTCTTCGCCGCCCTGCTGTTCGGTTTCGCGGACAACCTGCAGAGCATCGTGACCATCATCGGTACCCCGGTCCCGAGCCAGTTCATGGCCATGCTGCCGTACCTCGTGACGGTGCTGGCCGTGGCCGGGCTCGTGGGCCGGTCCCGTCCTCCCGCCGCCAGCGGCATACCGTACGTCAAGGGCTGA
- a CDS encoding MarR family winged helix-turn-helix transcriptional regulator, which translates to MYSASRAATAVYRPLLEELGLTYPQYLVMLVLWEEQPRSVRELGAELGLDSGTLSPLLKRLEALGLVERRRSAEDERRVEVFLTDPGAALSARATGIPQQLADAAGLSPAELDQLRDTLGRLTAALHASR; encoded by the coding sequence ATGTACTCTGCGTCGCGGGCAGCCACCGCGGTGTACCGGCCCCTGCTCGAGGAGCTCGGGCTGACCTACCCGCAGTACCTCGTGATGCTGGTGCTCTGGGAAGAGCAGCCGCGCAGCGTCCGGGAGCTGGGGGCGGAGCTGGGCCTCGACTCGGGCACCCTCTCGCCCCTGCTCAAGCGGCTCGAGGCCCTGGGCCTCGTGGAACGGCGCCGGTCCGCGGAGGACGAGCGCCGGGTGGAGGTCTTCCTGACCGACCCCGGCGCGGCCCTGAGCGCCAGGGCCACCGGCATACCGCAACAGCTCGCGGACGCCGCCGGGCTCTCGCCCGCAGAACTTGACCAGCTCCGGGACACGCTCGGCCGGCTTACCGCCGCGCTGCACGCCTCCCGCTGA
- a CDS encoding ABC transporter permease, translating to MTEKHQPRHAAEPGPDTAPGAGTAPGTAPEDEIQAPDAASVTALDTAGGAMRPSAVPVSAQSGSVPGRPDSVLRRISTGSGMVSVLAVLLALTLGGLLIASTDRQVGATAGYLFARPSDFFSAVWSAATRSYVALFQGSVYNPRGSGVGGQFAPLLETLTIATPLITAGLGVALAFRAGLFNIGAQGQIIMAGILASWVGFALHLPLGLHLLLVLLAGVVGGAVWGGLVGLLKARTGAHEVIVTIMFNYIALYLVRYLLDTPAFQRPGETTPISPVLDPTAVYPQILGSQYRLHLGFLLAIAATVFVWWLLNRSTIGFEFRAVGANPKAALSAGINVPRATILGMAIAGGLAGLSGVAQVAGTEKVLTDGVAATYGFDAITVALLGRSTPWGTFAAGVLFGAFRAGAVQMQIQTGTPIDIVLVVQSLIVLFIAAPPLIRAIFGLNPRKKKAAPAGRSRPAATTGGAA from the coding sequence ATGACTGAAAAACACCAGCCACGCCACGCGGCTGAACCGGGTCCGGACACGGCGCCGGGCGCGGGCACGGCGCCGGGCACGGCGCCCGAGGACGAGATCCAGGCACCGGACGCCGCCTCGGTCACCGCTCTGGACACCGCCGGCGGCGCGATGCGGCCCTCGGCCGTGCCCGTCTCGGCCCAGAGCGGCTCCGTCCCGGGCCGCCCGGACTCTGTGCTGCGCAGGATCTCCACCGGCAGCGGCATGGTCTCCGTCCTCGCCGTGCTGCTCGCGCTGACCCTGGGCGGCCTGCTCATCGCCAGCACCGACAGACAGGTCGGCGCCACGGCGGGCTACCTCTTTGCCCGCCCCAGCGACTTCTTCTCCGCCGTGTGGTCCGCCGCCACCCGCTCCTACGTGGCCCTGTTCCAGGGCTCGGTGTACAACCCCCGGGGTTCCGGCGTCGGCGGCCAGTTCGCCCCGCTGCTGGAAACCCTCACGATCGCGACCCCGCTGATCACGGCCGGCCTGGGCGTCGCCCTGGCCTTCCGCGCCGGCCTGTTCAACATCGGCGCCCAAGGCCAGATCATCATGGCCGGCATCCTCGCGTCCTGGGTCGGCTTCGCGCTGCACCTTCCGCTGGGGCTGCACCTGCTGCTGGTCCTGCTGGCCGGCGTCGTCGGCGGTGCCGTCTGGGGCGGCCTCGTCGGGCTGCTCAAGGCCAGGACCGGCGCCCACGAGGTGATCGTGACGATCATGTTCAACTACATCGCGCTCTACCTCGTGCGCTACCTGCTGGACACTCCGGCGTTCCAGCGGCCGGGGGAGACCACCCCGATCTCCCCGGTCCTGGACCCGACCGCCGTGTATCCGCAGATCCTCGGCAGCCAGTACCGGCTGCACCTGGGCTTCCTGCTGGCCATCGCGGCCACCGTGTTCGTCTGGTGGCTGCTGAACCGCTCCACGATCGGCTTCGAGTTCCGTGCCGTCGGCGCCAACCCCAAGGCGGCGCTGAGCGCCGGCATCAACGTGCCGCGCGCCACGATCCTGGGGATGGCAATCGCCGGCGGCCTGGCCGGACTCTCCGGCGTCGCCCAGGTGGCGGGCACCGAAAAGGTCCTCACCGACGGCGTCGCGGCCACGTACGGCTTTGACGCCATCACGGTGGCGCTGCTGGGACGTTCGACGCCGTGGGGCACCTTCGCCGCCGGCGTGCTGTTCGGCGCCTTCCGCGCCGGAGCGGTCCAGATGCAGATCCAGACCGGAACCCCGATCGACATCGTGCTGGTGGTCCAGTCCCTGATCGTGCTGTTCATCGCGGCCCCGCCCCTGATCCGGGCGATCTTCGGACTCAACCCGCGCAAGAAGAAGGCCGCACCTGCCGGCAGGTCCCGGCCGGCAGCAACCACCGGAGGTGCAGCATGA